A single Candidatus Baltobacteraceae bacterium DNA region contains:
- a CDS encoding NAD(P)/FAD-dependent oxidoreductase has protein sequence MSSFDLVVIGSGSAGTTVAQTCRKAGWSVAVVDELPFGGTCQLRGCDPKKVLVGAATLVDWGRRMAKIGVIDRAPALEWSDLMRFKHTFTDPVPAKREATLKEAGIATFRAHAKFLDGERLDIGGETVRAEHVVLATGARPAPVAPGDDLLLTSTDFLDLERLPERLTFVGGGYISFEFAHLAVRAGAKVRIVHAGARPLEQFDADLVDRLVAYSRELGIELQLNARVTRIERRGADVVVIAQSNDGKTLEFPADAAIHGAGRAPNLEGLDIERANVERTKRGVRVNEFLQSTSNPRVYAAGDCADGGGAPLTPVAGDEGETVAANLLSGNKRTMDFSGLASCVYAIPTLASVGLSEAKATEQGLAFDVRSGDMTQWYSSRRLAEEAAYYKVLVEKETGRILGAHILSSYADEQINVLALAIRHRMKASDISEALFAYPSGASDLQYMFD, from the coding sequence GTGAGTTCGTTCGATCTAGTCGTCATCGGCAGCGGTTCGGCCGGCACGACCGTCGCGCAGACGTGCCGCAAGGCCGGCTGGAGCGTCGCGGTCGTCGACGAACTGCCGTTCGGGGGAACCTGCCAACTTCGCGGCTGCGACCCCAAGAAAGTGCTCGTCGGTGCGGCAACGCTCGTCGACTGGGGCCGTCGCATGGCGAAGATCGGCGTGATCGATCGCGCGCCCGCGCTGGAGTGGAGCGATCTCATGCGCTTCAAACACACGTTCACCGATCCGGTTCCGGCCAAACGCGAAGCGACTCTCAAAGAAGCCGGCATCGCGACGTTTCGCGCGCACGCGAAATTTCTCGATGGCGAGCGGCTCGATATCGGCGGCGAAACGGTACGCGCCGAACACGTCGTGCTCGCTACCGGCGCGCGCCCCGCGCCGGTAGCGCCCGGCGACGACCTGTTGCTTACGAGCACCGATTTCCTCGACTTGGAACGGCTGCCGGAGCGATTGACCTTCGTGGGCGGCGGATACATCTCGTTCGAGTTCGCACACCTCGCCGTTCGTGCCGGCGCGAAGGTGCGAATCGTGCACGCCGGAGCGCGCCCGCTCGAACAGTTCGACGCAGATCTCGTCGATCGTTTGGTCGCGTACTCTCGCGAGCTCGGCATCGAGTTGCAGCTCAACGCGCGCGTCACGCGTATCGAGCGGCGCGGTGCGGACGTCGTCGTCATCGCGCAATCCAACGACGGCAAGACGCTGGAATTTCCGGCCGACGCCGCGATCCACGGAGCGGGGCGCGCGCCGAACCTCGAGGGCCTCGATATCGAACGTGCGAACGTGGAGCGCACGAAGCGCGGCGTTCGCGTCAACGAGTTTTTGCAAAGTACGAGTAACCCGCGCGTCTACGCGGCGGGCGACTGCGCCGACGGCGGCGGCGCGCCGCTCACCCCGGTCGCGGGCGACGAGGGCGAAACCGTCGCCGCGAATCTGCTGAGCGGCAACAAGCGCACGATGGATTTCAGCGGTTTGGCGAGTTGCGTGTACGCGATTCCGACGCTCGCGTCGGTGGGGTTGAGCGAAGCGAAAGCGACGGAGCAAGGCCTCGCGTTCGACGTTCGCAGCGGCGATATGACGCAATGGTATTCGAGTCGCCGCCTCGCCGAGGAAGCGGCGTACTACAAGGTGTTGGTAGAAAAGGAAACGGGCCGGATTCTCGGCGCCCACATCTTAAGTTCGTACGCCGACGAACAAATCAACGTCCTCGCGCTAGCAATTCGTCACCGCATGAAGGCCAGCGACATCTCCGAAGCCCTCTTCGCCTACCCCAGCGGCGCCTCCGACCTGCAATACATGTTCGATTGA
- a CDS encoding GreA/GreB family elongation factor — protein sequence MSRAFVKDDDGMPDKPLAVPQTDHPNYVTPKGLEQLRERLARARSAGEASQIEHLESRVESAIVVDPREQPTESVNFGATVRIEEPDRSTHIYSIVGEDEADPLHGSISWISPLAQALLDKRTGDRAIWRRPAGDLSVRVLGIEYR from the coding sequence ATGAGTCGCGCTTTTGTAAAAGACGATGACGGCATGCCCGACAAGCCGCTCGCCGTTCCCCAGACCGATCACCCGAACTACGTGACGCCCAAGGGTCTCGAGCAGTTGCGCGAGCGGCTCGCGCGCGCGCGGTCGGCGGGTGAGGCGAGCCAGATCGAGCACCTCGAGTCGCGCGTCGAGTCGGCCATCGTCGTCGATCCCCGCGAGCAACCCACCGAAAGCGTGAATTTCGGCGCGACCGTTCGGATCGAGGAGCCGGATCGCTCGACGCATATCTACTCGATCGTCGGCGAAGACGAAGCCGACCCGCTGCACGGAAGCATCAGCTGGATCTCGCCGCTCGCGCAGGCGCTGCTCGATAAGCGCACGGGCGACCGCGCTATTTGGAGGCGTCCCGCCGGCGACTTATCGGTTCGCGTTCTCGGTATCGAGTATCGCTAA